In Balneolales bacterium ANBcel1, one genomic interval encodes:
- a CDS encoding AMP-binding protein, protein MQTLVRFVEALVEEHADRPYMWEKPRIRATDTGQDSDSKTDDTYRPTTYRETLEQVYDFGAGLMSLGIEPGERVALLSEGRNDWVVSELAILFNGAVNVPLSVKLSPVELQFRLFHSDATVLIVSENQAQKITSIRENLPQLQRIILLDSKEQYAEDEISKNQVVQMGRKFLKKNREAFLKRKDAVQPDDPANISYTSGTTADPKGIILTHRNYTANVEQALTLMDIPPTYRTLLILPLDHSFAHTAGIYSFMAKGASIGMVQAGKTAMETLRNIPKNIREFKPNLLLSVPALAKSFRKNIEAAIRTKGPLIQRLFDDALRTAYRYNREGYNKNKRDLLSRSKLFLYDKILFSKIRENFGGELRFFIGGGALLDIELQRFFYALGMPMMQGYGLSEATPIISSNSLDRHKLGSSGHLVRPLELRIIDDEGRELPPGEKGEIIVKGENVMKGYWKNPQATRETIRNGWLHTGDMGYMDEDGFLYVLGRFKSLLIGHDGEKYSPESIEETLTEKSPCIEQIMLHNNQDPYTIALLYPSPEALRRAVDKEKAASAAKAGKAAKKEKPGEYGGTPGKEQAAGPGRSSDDELAADVDLALDIIEREIGRFRDGGEFGDHFPDRWLPTAVGILPEGFTEANKMMNSTMKIVRGKINDHYEELIQYLYLPEAKKIRNSRNRKVMEELLKRQGSQKG, encoded by the coding sequence ATGCAGACCCTCGTACGTTTTGTAGAAGCGCTTGTTGAAGAACACGCCGATCGTCCCTATATGTGGGAAAAACCGCGCATACGTGCCACCGATACCGGGCAGGATTCCGATTCGAAGACAGACGACACCTACCGTCCCACCACGTATCGTGAGACCCTGGAACAGGTATATGATTTCGGGGCCGGACTGATGTCCCTTGGCATCGAGCCCGGCGAGCGGGTCGCCCTGCTCTCGGAGGGGCGTAACGACTGGGTGGTCAGTGAACTGGCGATCCTCTTCAACGGCGCAGTCAATGTGCCGCTCTCGGTCAAGCTCTCGCCCGTTGAGCTTCAGTTCCGCCTGTTCCACTCCGACGCCACCGTACTGATCGTCTCCGAAAATCAGGCTCAGAAAATCACCTCCATTCGCGAGAATCTTCCTCAGCTGCAGCGCATTATCCTGCTGGATTCCAAAGAACAATACGCCGAAGACGAGATCAGCAAAAACCAGGTGGTTCAGATGGGCCGCAAGTTTCTGAAGAAGAACCGGGAGGCGTTTCTGAAGCGCAAGGATGCCGTGCAGCCGGACGATCCCGCCAACATCTCCTACACCTCCGGAACCACCGCCGATCCCAAGGGCATCATCCTCACCCACCGCAACTATACCGCCAATGTCGAGCAGGCGCTCACGCTCATGGACATCCCTCCCACCTACCGCACCCTGCTCATCCTGCCGCTGGATCACTCGTTCGCCCATACCGCCGGCATTTACTCCTTCATGGCGAAAGGGGCCAGCATCGGCATGGTCCAGGCGGGCAAGACCGCCATGGAGACCCTGCGCAACATCCCGAAGAATATCAGGGAATTTAAACCCAATCTGCTGCTGAGCGTCCCCGCTCTGGCCAAAAGTTTCCGGAAGAACATCGAGGCGGCCATCCGCACAAAGGGTCCGTTGATCCAGCGGCTGTTTGACGACGCCCTCCGCACGGCCTACCGCTACAACCGGGAGGGGTACAATAAAAACAAGCGGGATCTGCTCAGCCGCTCCAAGCTGTTTCTCTACGACAAGATCCTGTTCAGCAAGATCCGGGAGAATTTCGGGGGCGAGCTGCGCTTCTTCATCGGTGGCGGCGCTTTGCTGGATATTGAACTGCAGCGCTTCTTTTATGCTCTGGGGATGCCGATGATGCAGGGGTACGGACTTTCGGAAGCCACTCCCATCATATCGTCGAACTCACTGGACCGGCACAAGCTGGGATCCTCCGGCCACCTGGTCAGGCCCCTTGAACTCAGGATCATCGATGACGAAGGCCGGGAGCTTCCTCCAGGGGAGAAGGGAGAGATCATCGTAAAGGGTGAAAATGTCATGAAAGGGTACTGGAAGAATCCCCAGGCTACCCGTGAAACCATCCGAAACGGCTGGCTCCACACCGGCGACATGGGGTATATGGATGAGGACGGCTTTCTCTATGTGCTGGGGCGGTTCAAGAGTCTGCTGATCGGCCACGACGGCGAGAAATACAGTCCGGAGTCGATTGAGGAGACCCTCACCGAGAAATCCCCCTGCATCGAACAGATCATGCTCCACAACAACCAGGACCCCTACACCATCGCCCTGCTTTATCCCTCACCCGAAGCGCTCAGGCGAGCCGTTGACAAGGAGAAGGCCGCCTCTGCCGCGAAGGCCGGCAAAGCCGCGAAAAAGGAGAAACCAGGCGAGTATGGCGGTACCCCGGGCAAGGAGCAGGCTGCCGGGCCCGGCCGTTCATCGGATGATGAGCTTGCCGCCGACGTCGACCTTGCCCTGGATATCATTGAGCGGGAAATCGGCCGGTTCCGGGACGGCGGAGAATTCGGCGACCATTTCCCCGACCGCTGGCTGCCTACGGCGGTCGGTATTCTGCCCGAGGGGTTCACCGAAGCGAACAAGATGATGAACAGCACCATGAAAATCGTGCGCGGCAAGATCAACGACCACTACGAGGAACTGATCCAGTACCTGTACCTTCCCGAGGCGAAGAAGATCCGGAACAGCCGCAACCGCAAGGTCATGGAAGAGCTGCTCAAGCGGCAGGGATCACAGAAGGGCTGA
- a CDS encoding Gfo/Idh/MocA family oxidoreductase codes for MDFIRIGILSTAQIGTNMVIPAMKRSSRCRVTAIASRDGEKAESAARRLGIPKHYDSYEALLEDPDIDAIYNPLPNHLHVPLSISAMEAGIHVLCEKPLSMDAREGQMLLDATRDYPALKVMEAFMYRFQPRWDRVRQLVLDGSIGDLKTIHSFFSYYNDNPEDIRNQPGMGGGGLMDIGCYCINSARYLFGCEPGNVSGVTETEPGFGVDRLASGLLDFGTGTAVFSCTMRSPAYQYMKIFGTKGHIHLEWPFTPDLEKESELTLVTSDQTRTESFPPANHYTIMADRFAKSIIHDTAVPIPLEDAVANMKVIDVIHGR; via the coding sequence ATGGACTTCATCCGCATCGGAATTCTAAGCACTGCGCAAATCGGAACGAACATGGTGATTCCCGCCATGAAAAGATCGAGTCGATGCAGAGTCACCGCCATTGCCTCACGCGACGGGGAAAAAGCGGAATCCGCCGCCCGGCGCCTGGGGATCCCCAAGCACTATGACTCCTATGAGGCGCTTCTGGAAGACCCGGATATTGACGCGATTTACAACCCGCTGCCCAACCACCTCCATGTCCCGCTCAGTATCAGTGCCATGGAAGCCGGTATCCATGTTCTCTGCGAAAAGCCCCTGTCGATGGATGCCCGCGAGGGCCAAATGCTGCTGGATGCCACCCGCGACTACCCCGCGCTGAAGGTGATGGAGGCCTTCATGTACCGGTTCCAGCCCCGCTGGGACCGTGTCCGGCAGCTGGTACTTGACGGCAGCATCGGCGATCTCAAAACCATCCATTCTTTTTTTTCCTACTACAACGACAATCCGGAGGATATCCGCAACCAGCCCGGCATGGGCGGCGGCGGACTCATGGACATCGGCTGCTATTGCATCAACAGTGCCCGGTACCTGTTCGGATGTGAACCGGGCAACGTCTCCGGCGTGACGGAAACCGAACCGGGCTTTGGTGTGGACCGGCTGGCCTCCGGCCTGCTCGATTTCGGAACCGGCACAGCGGTGTTCAGCTGCACCATGCGCAGCCCGGCGTACCAGTACATGAAAATATTCGGCACAAAAGGACATATCCATCTGGAGTGGCCGTTCACCCCCGACCTCGAAAAAGAGTCGGAGCTCACCCTGGTCACCAGTGACCAAACCCGCACCGAATCCTTCCCTCCGGCAAATCATTACACGATTATGGCAGACCGCTTCGCAAAATCCATCATTCATGACACAGCGGTACCCATCCCGCTTGAAGACGCGGTTGCCAATATGAAGGTGATTGATGTCATTCACGGCCGATAG
- a CDS encoding ROK family transcriptional regulator, giving the protein MLIGTNLQYANSYNNRIILETIRLYGPLSRVGIAKRTQLTAQTVTNITKKLMKAGLVIEDSRESVGPGAPSILLKVNEKAGYSVGIDFDKDHLTVILVDFNGRICQKKTAALRLPEPMESIELMSAFVRDIISEEGIDRDLILGVGLGFPGPLSVSEQEDSTRVMNPEAFPGWENVPIIRELEKRLHMPILLENNASAAAIGEHWYGDGKHIDSFFYIYFGAGLGGGIVINGQLYSGYSTNAGELGYFPTSAFLESGKEYEYDHLGGFFDMPRLQKKMRKKGYDVHSMSELGTLYEREPQVLDEWITSGARSLVPLILGIDYLLDPEAIFLGGRMPDSILRSLLDKLQELLPPSRIERTLEQPRFRIASAGIDAAALGVASLPLYSSFAPQHRLLMQEMRQAR; this is encoded by the coding sequence ATGCTTATTGGAACCAACCTGCAGTATGCCAATTCCTACAACAACCGAATCATACTGGAAACGATTCGATTGTACGGACCCCTTTCGCGGGTCGGCATAGCAAAGCGAACCCAGCTGACGGCCCAGACCGTTACCAATATCACCAAGAAGCTGATGAAGGCGGGATTGGTGATCGAGGACTCCAGAGAGTCGGTCGGACCCGGAGCCCCTTCCATTTTGCTGAAAGTCAATGAAAAGGCGGGCTACTCTGTTGGTATCGATTTTGACAAGGATCACCTGACCGTCATACTGGTCGACTTTAACGGGAGAATCTGCCAGAAGAAGACCGCCGCCCTCAGACTTCCCGAACCGATGGAATCCATCGAGTTGATGAGCGCTTTTGTCCGGGATATTATCAGTGAAGAGGGCATTGACCGGGACTTGATTCTGGGTGTCGGCCTCGGATTTCCGGGCCCGCTTTCGGTGAGCGAACAGGAGGACTCCACCCGCGTGATGAATCCCGAAGCGTTTCCCGGCTGGGAGAATGTCCCGATCATCAGAGAGCTGGAAAAACGTCTCCATATGCCGATTCTGCTTGAAAACAACGCGTCGGCCGCCGCAATCGGCGAGCACTGGTACGGCGACGGCAAACACATCGACTCCTTTTTTTACATCTATTTCGGCGCCGGACTTGGCGGGGGGATTGTGATCAACGGCCAGCTCTATTCCGGTTACAGCACTAACGCCGGCGAGCTGGGCTATTTCCCGACATCGGCGTTTCTGGAATCCGGTAAGGAGTATGAATACGATCACCTGGGCGGTTTTTTCGATATGCCGCGCCTCCAGAAGAAAATGCGCAAAAAAGGGTACGATGTGCACAGCATGTCGGAACTGGGGACCTTATACGAACGGGAGCCGCAGGTGCTGGATGAATGGATCACCTCGGGCGCACGGTCGCTGGTTCCTCTCATCCTTGGTATCGACTATCTGCTTGATCCCGAAGCCATATTCCTGGGCGGAAGGATGCCCGATTCCATCCTGCGATCGCTGCTGGACAAGCTCCAGGAACTTCTGCCGCCATCCCGGATCGAACGTACGCTGGAGCAGCCCCGCTTCCGGATCGCCTCGGCCGGGATCGATGCCGCCGCCCTTGGTGTGGCATCCCTGCCGCTTTACTCCTCGTTCGCACCCCAACACCGCCTGCTGATGCAGGAAATGCGCCAGGCACGATAG